In Thauera aromatica K172, one DNA window encodes the following:
- a CDS encoding acetyl-CoA C-acyltransferase produces MSKQIQDAYIVAALRTPVARRNGAFRHVRPDDLLAQVLAAVAAAVPALDAGEIGDVITGCAMPEAEQGMNVARIGLLLAGLPERVPGVTINRFCASGLQAVADAAARIRLGEADVMIAAGTESMSAMPQIMGNKVSLNPAIFARAENVGIAYGMGLTAEKVAAQWQVSRADQDAFALESHRRACAAIAGGRFADEIRPYTVRAHVPGEDGAVRVIERVVEHDEGPRADASLERLATLKPVFAARGSVTAGNSSQMSDGAAAVLLMSEAALKRYQVAPVARFAGYAVAGVAPQLMGIGPVEAIPRALARAGVGLGEIGWIELNEAFAAQALAVMRELGLDPEKVNPLGGAIALGHPLGATGAIRSATLIAAMRRDPALRYGMISMCIGTGMGAAGVFERV; encoded by the coding sequence ATGAGCAAGCAGATTCAGGACGCCTACATCGTCGCCGCGCTGCGCACTCCGGTGGCGCGGCGTAACGGCGCCTTCCGCCACGTCCGCCCGGACGACCTGCTGGCGCAGGTGCTGGCAGCGGTGGCGGCCGCGGTGCCCGCGCTCGACGCCGGCGAGATCGGCGACGTGATCACCGGCTGCGCGATGCCCGAAGCCGAGCAGGGCATGAACGTGGCGCGCATCGGGCTGTTGCTCGCCGGCCTGCCCGAGCGCGTGCCCGGCGTCACGATCAACCGCTTCTGCGCCTCCGGCCTGCAGGCGGTGGCCGATGCCGCCGCCCGCATCCGCCTCGGCGAGGCCGACGTGATGATCGCCGCCGGCACCGAGAGCATGAGCGCGATGCCGCAGATCATGGGCAACAAGGTCAGCCTCAACCCGGCGATCTTCGCCCGTGCCGAGAACGTCGGCATCGCCTACGGCATGGGCCTGACCGCGGAGAAAGTGGCGGCGCAGTGGCAGGTGAGCCGCGCCGACCAGGACGCCTTCGCCCTCGAGTCGCACCGCCGTGCCTGCGCCGCGATTGCCGGCGGGCGCTTCGCCGACGAGATCCGGCCCTACACGGTGCGCGCCCACGTGCCGGGCGAGGACGGCGCGGTGCGGGTGATCGAGCGCGTCGTCGAGCACGATGAAGGACCGCGCGCGGACGCCTCGCTCGAGCGCCTGGCAACGCTCAAGCCGGTGTTCGCCGCGCGCGGCTCGGTGACTGCGGGCAACAGCTCGCAGATGTCGGACGGTGCGGCCGCGGTGCTGCTGATGAGCGAGGCGGCGCTGAAGCGCTACCAGGTGGCGCCGGTCGCCCGTTTCGCCGGCTATGCGGTGGCCGGCGTGGCGCCGCAGCTGATGGGGATCGGCCCGGTCGAGGCCATTCCGCGCGCCCTCGCGCGCGCCGGGGTGGGGCTCGGCGAGATCGGCTGGATCGAGCTCAACGAGGCGTTCGCCGCCCAGGCGCTGGCGGTGATGCGCGAACTCGGGCTCGATCCGGAAAAGGTCAATCCGCTCGGCGGCGCGATCGCGCTGGGCCATCCGCTCGGCGCCACCGGGGCGATCCGCAGCGCGACCCTGATCGCGGCGATGCGGCGCGATCCCGCCCTGCGCTACGGCATGATCAGCATGTGCATCGGCACCGGGATGGGCGCGGCAGGGGTGTTCGAGCGTGTTTGA
- a CDS encoding Na(+)-translocating NADH-quinone reductase subunit A, with translation MIRIKRGLDLPITGAPAQRIEAGRAVRSVAVIGFDHHGMKPTMAVQVGDRVKLGQVLFSDKKTPGVLYTAPGAGTVSAIHRGEQRVLQSVVIDLDGENAADSAVEFARYGDAELGALSDAQVRDNLIRSGLWTALRTRPFSKVPAVDAKPSSIFVTAIDTHPLAADPVVVIAGHEADFERGLKVLARIARVVVCHASGVRLPGAGLADVGAEAFAGPHPAGLPGTHIHFLDPVDAHKSVWYLNYQDVIAVGKLFATGRLWVERVVALGGPMIGKPRLVRARLGANLDELTAGEIRVGKKVRVISGSVFGGRTARGACAYLGRYHLQVSCLEEGTEREMLHYLRAGANKHSVMNLYLSRLDPARLFDFTTSTNGSPRAMVPIGNYEAVMPLDILPTQLLRSIIVGDTEMAQKLGALELDEEDLALCTYVCAGKYEYGPILRDNLTRIEKEG, from the coding sequence ATGATCAGAATCAAACGCGGCCTGGACCTGCCCATCACCGGTGCGCCGGCGCAGCGCATCGAGGCCGGGCGCGCCGTGCGCAGCGTGGCCGTCATCGGCTTCGACCATCACGGCATGAAGCCGACGATGGCGGTGCAGGTCGGTGACCGGGTCAAGCTCGGGCAGGTCCTTTTTTCCGACAAGAAAACGCCCGGCGTGCTGTATACCGCGCCCGGGGCCGGTACGGTCAGCGCGATCCATCGCGGCGAGCAGCGTGTGCTGCAATCGGTGGTGATCGACCTCGACGGCGAGAACGCCGCCGACAGCGCGGTCGAGTTCGCACGCTACGGCGATGCCGAACTCGGTGCCCTGTCCGATGCACAGGTACGCGACAACCTGATCCGCTCCGGATTGTGGACGGCGCTGCGCACGCGCCCCTTCAGCAAGGTGCCGGCGGTCGACGCGAAGCCGAGTTCGATCTTCGTCACCGCCATCGACACCCATCCGCTGGCGGCCGATCCGGTGGTGGTGATCGCCGGGCACGAGGCTGATTTCGAGCGCGGCCTGAAAGTGCTGGCGCGCATCGCCCGCGTCGTCGTGTGCCATGCCTCCGGTGTCCGGCTGCCGGGCGCCGGGCTCGCCGATGTCGGTGCCGAGGCCTTCGCCGGGCCGCATCCCGCGGGCCTGCCCGGCACCCACATCCATTTTCTCGATCCGGTCGATGCGCACAAGAGCGTGTGGTACCTCAACTACCAGGACGTCATCGCCGTCGGCAAACTCTTCGCCACCGGCCGGCTGTGGGTCGAGCGGGTGGTCGCGCTCGGCGGGCCGATGATCGGCAAACCCCGCCTGGTGCGTGCCCGGCTGGGGGCGAACCTGGACGAGCTGACCGCCGGCGAGATCCGGGTCGGCAAGAAGGTGCGGGTGATTTCCGGGTCGGTGTTCGGCGGGCGCACTGCGCGTGGCGCCTGCGCCTATCTCGGCCGTTACCACCTGCAGGTGTCGTGCCTGGAGGAAGGCACCGAGCGCGAGATGCTGCATTACCTGCGCGCCGGGGCGAACAAGCATTCGGTGATGAACCTCTATCTCTCCAGGCTCGACCCCGCGCGCCTGTTCGACTTCACCACCAGCACCAACGGTAGCCCGCGGGCGATGGTGCCGATCGGCAACTACGAGGCGGTGATGCCGCTCGACATCCTGCCCACCCAGCTGCTGCGCTCGATCATCGTCGGCGACACCGAAATGGCGCAAAAGCTCGGCGCCCTCGAACTGGACGAGGAAGACCTCGCCCTGTGCACCTACGTTTGTGCCGGCAAGTACGAGTACGGTCCTATCCTGCGTGACAATCTCACGCGCATCGAGAAGGAGGGTTGA
- a CDS encoding NADH:ubiquinone reductase (Na(+)-transporting) subunit B has translation MSLRSWLDSIEHHFDKGGRYEKFYALFEAIDTALYKPASVTRSTAHVRDGLDLKRMMITVWLCTFPAMLFGMWNAGYQANTILAAGAELAAAQEGWRFGLIGALAGFDPGSLWDNFVHGAAYFLPIYLVTFIVGGFWEVLFAAVRRHEVNEGFFVTSILFALTCPPSIPLWQVALGISFGVVIGKEVFGGTGKNFLNPALTGRAFLFFAYPAQMSGDGVWTTVDGYTGATALSQAAAGGIDQVVASGLTWTDAFLGFMPGSIGETSTLALLIGGGVLLLMKIASWRIVAGVMLGMIAMSLVFNSVGSDTNPMFSMPWHWHLVVGGFALGMMFMATDPVSASMTDTGKWIFGALIGVMVVLIRVVNPAFPEGMMLAILFANLCAPLIDHFVVAANIKRRLARNVQ, from the coding sequence ATGAGTCTGCGCTCCTGGCTCGACAGCATCGAGCATCATTTCGACAAGGGCGGCAGGTACGAGAAGTTCTACGCCCTGTTCGAAGCCATCGACACCGCCCTGTACAAGCCGGCCAGCGTTACCCGCAGCACCGCGCACGTGCGCGACGGCCTCGACCTCAAGCGGATGATGATCACGGTCTGGCTATGCACCTTCCCGGCGATGTTGTTCGGGATGTGGAACGCCGGCTACCAGGCCAACACCATCCTCGCCGCCGGTGCCGAGCTGGCGGCCGCGCAGGAGGGCTGGCGCTTCGGCCTCATCGGTGCGCTGGCCGGGTTCGACCCCGGCAGCCTGTGGGACAACTTCGTCCATGGCGCGGCCTACTTCCTGCCGATCTATCTGGTCACCTTCATCGTCGGCGGCTTCTGGGAAGTGCTGTTCGCCGCCGTGCGTCGCCACGAAGTCAACGAGGGCTTCTTCGTCACTTCGATCCTGTTCGCGCTCACCTGCCCGCCGTCGATCCCGCTGTGGCAGGTGGCGCTGGGGATCAGCTTCGGCGTCGTGATCGGCAAGGAAGTGTTCGGCGGCACCGGCAAGAACTTCCTCAACCCGGCGCTGACCGGGCGTGCCTTCCTGTTCTTCGCCTATCCGGCGCAGATGTCGGGCGACGGCGTGTGGACCACGGTGGACGGCTACACCGGGGCCACTGCGCTGTCGCAGGCCGCGGCCGGCGGCATCGACCAGGTGGTGGCGAGCGGCCTCACCTGGACCGACGCCTTCCTCGGCTTCATGCCCGGCTCGATCGGCGAGACCAGCACCCTGGCGCTGCTGATCGGCGGCGGCGTGCTGCTGCTGATGAAGATCGCCTCGTGGCGGATCGTCGCCGGGGTCATGCTCGGCATGATCGCGATGAGCCTCGTCTTCAATTCCGTCGGCTCGGACACCAACCCGATGTTCTCGATGCCCTGGCACTGGCACCTGGTCGTCGGTGGCTTCGCCCTGGGGATGATGTTCATGGCCACCGACCCGGTGTCGGCGTCGATGACCGACACCGGAAAGTGGATCTTCGGCGCCCTGATCGGCGTCATGGTAGTGCTGATCCGGGTGGTGAACCCGGCCTTCCCCGAAGGGATGATGCTGGCGATCCTGTTCGCCAACCTGTGTGCGCCGCTGATCGACCATTTCGTGGTCGCGGCCAACATCAAGCGGAGGCTCGCGCGCAATGTCCAGTAA
- a CDS encoding Na(+)-translocating NADH-quinone reductase subunit C yields MSSKKESTVRTLLVALAVSLVSSVFVAGAAVSLKPVQIENRQLDKQRSILAIAGLGEAEMSAREVKALFAERISAKVVDLESGEYTEAYDPAVFDPLKAAKDPKLSTALAGDRDPALIKRRERYTTVYLVEQDGALDTLILPVRGYGLWSTLHGFMAVKADLNTVVGFGFYQHAETPGLGGEVDNPKWKALWPGKTLFDEAGKPVIRIVKGGVDPASADAGHQVDALAGATLTSNGVDRLLQFWLGEQGFGPYLAQLRTRRG; encoded by the coding sequence ATGTCCAGTAAGAAGGAATCGACCGTCCGCACGCTGCTGGTGGCGCTCGCGGTCAGCCTAGTCAGTTCGGTCTTCGTCGCCGGCGCGGCGGTGTCGCTGAAGCCGGTGCAGATCGAGAACCGCCAGCTCGACAAGCAGCGCAGCATCCTCGCCATCGCCGGGCTGGGCGAGGCGGAGATGTCGGCGCGCGAGGTGAAGGCGCTGTTCGCCGAACGCATCAGCGCGAAAGTGGTGGATCTGGAAAGCGGCGAATACACCGAGGCCTACGATCCGGCGGTGTTCGACCCGCTCAAGGCGGCCAAGGACCCGAAGCTGTCGACCGCCCTGGCGGGCGACCGGGACCCCGCGCTGATCAAGCGCCGCGAACGCTACACCACCGTGTACCTGGTGGAGCAGGACGGCGCGCTCGACACCCTGATCCTGCCGGTGCGCGGCTACGGCCTGTGGTCGACGCTGCACGGCTTCATGGCGGTGAAGGCGGACCTCAACACCGTGGTCGGCTTCGGCTTCTACCAGCACGCCGAAACGCCGGGTCTGGGGGGCGAAGTCGACAACCCGAAGTGGAAGGCGCTGTGGCCGGGCAAGACCCTGTTCGACGAGGCCGGCAAGCCGGTGATCCGCATCGTCAAGGGCGGCGTCGATCCGGCGAGCGCGGATGCCGGCCACCAGGTCGATGCGCTGGCCGGCGCCACGCTGACCAGCAACGGCGTCGATCGTCTGCTTCAATTCTGGCTCGGCGAGCAGGGCTTCGGCCCCTACCTCGCCCAACTTCGTACCCGGAGGGGCTGA
- a CDS encoding NADH:ubiquinone reductase (Na(+)-transporting) subunit D, protein MSKTTVKEVLLNPVLNNNPIALQILGICSALAVTSNLKTAVVMSIALTLVTAFSSMFISMIRSQIPSSIRMIVQMVIIASLVIVVDQLLRAYAFSLSKQLSVFVGLIITNCIVMGRAEAFAMQNPPLLSFFDGIGNGLGYSAMLLTLGVIRELFGAGKLFGVEIIALAKDGGWYVPNGLLLLPPSAFFLIGLIIWALRTWKKEQVEKPAFRMAPQVITKEAY, encoded by the coding sequence ATGTCGAAAACAACGGTGAAGGAAGTTCTCCTCAATCCGGTCCTCAACAACAACCCGATCGCGCTGCAGATCCTGGGCATCTGCTCGGCGCTGGCGGTCACCTCCAACCTCAAGACGGCGGTGGTGATGTCGATCGCGCTGACTCTGGTGACCGCATTCTCGAGCATGTTCATCTCGATGATCCGCAGCCAGATCCCGAGCTCGATCCGCATGATCGTGCAGATGGTGATCATCGCCTCGCTCGTGATCGTGGTGGACCAGTTGCTGCGCGCGTACGCCTTCAGCCTGTCCAAGCAGCTGTCGGTGTTCGTCGGCCTGATCATCACCAACTGCATCGTGATGGGCCGCGCCGAAGCCTTCGCGATGCAGAACCCGCCGCTGCTGTCCTTTTTCGACGGCATCGGCAACGGCCTCGGTTACAGCGCGATGCTGCTCACCCTCGGCGTGATCCGCGAGCTGTTCGGTGCGGGCAAGCTGTTCGGCGTCGAGATCATCGCGCTCGCCAAGGACGGCGGCTGGTACGTACCCAACGGCCTGCTGCTGCTGCCGCCGTCGGCGTTCTTCCTGATCGGCCTGATCATCTGGGCGCTGCGCACCTGGAAGAAGGAGCAGGTCGAGAAGCCCGCGTTCCGGATGGCGCCGCAGGTGATCACCAAGGAGGCTTACTGA
- the nqrE gene encoding NADH:ubiquinone reductase (Na(+)-transporting) subunit E, with translation MEHYISLFVRSVFIENMALAFFLGMCSFIAISKKVETAIGLGVAVIVVQAITVPANNLMYNWLLREGALGWAGLPDVDLSYLGLLTYIGVIAAIVQILEMLLDKYVPSLYNALGIFLPLITVNCVIMAGSLFMVERDYTLAESTVYGIGSGASWALAIALLAGIREKLKYSDVPAGLQGLGITFITIGLMSLGFMSFSGVQL, from the coding sequence ATGGAGCATTACATCAGCCTCTTCGTGCGCTCGGTGTTCATCGAGAACATGGCGCTCGCCTTCTTCCTCGGCATGTGCTCGTTCATCGCCATCTCGAAGAAGGTCGAGACCGCGATCGGTCTGGGCGTGGCGGTCATCGTCGTGCAGGCCATCACCGTGCCGGCCAACAACCTGATGTACAACTGGCTGCTGCGCGAGGGTGCGCTGGGCTGGGCGGGACTGCCCGACGTGGACCTGTCCTACCTCGGCCTGCTCACCTACATCGGGGTGATCGCGGCGATCGTGCAGATCCTCGAGATGCTGCTCGACAAGTACGTGCCCAGTCTGTACAACGCGCTCGGCATTTTCCTGCCGCTGATCACGGTGAACTGCGTGATTATGGCCGGCTCGCTGTTCATGGTCGAGCGCGACTACACGCTGGCCGAAAGCACGGTGTACGGCATCGGCTCGGGCGCCTCGTGGGCGCTGGCGATCGCGCTCCTTGCCGGCATCCGCGAAAAGCTCAAATACAGCGACGTGCCCGCGGGGCTGCAAGGCCTGGGGATCACCTTCATCACCATCGGACTGATGTCGCTGGGCTTCATGTCCTTCTCCGGCGTGCAGCTGTAA
- the nqrF gene encoding NADH:ubiquinone reductase (Na(+)-transporting) subunit F, with amino-acid sequence MDTQEIVLAIGMFTVIVLGLSAFILVARSRLVSSGDVTITINGEHSLTVPAGGKLLQTLAGSGLFLPSACGGGGTCAQCKCIVREGGGSMLPTEESHFTKRDAKEGWRLSCQTPVKQDMQIQVPEEVFGVKKWECTVESNPNVATFIKELTLRLPEGESVDFRAGGYVQLECPPHVVKYEDFDIEDRFRGDWDKFNLWRFVSKVDETVIRAYSMANYPDEKGVVKFNIRVASPPPGRDDIPPGKMSSWVFGLKPGDKVTVYGPFGEFFARDTDHEMVFIGGGAGMAPMRSHIFDQLKRLHSTRKITFWYGARSMREAFYVDEFDRLAAENPNFTWHLALSDPLPEDNWTGYTGFIHNVLYEHYLKDHPAPEDCEFYMCGPPMMNAAVIKMLLDLGVERENIMLDDFGG; translated from the coding sequence ATGGATACTCAGGAAATCGTTCTCGCCATCGGCATGTTCACGGTGATCGTGCTCGGGCTTTCGGCGTTCATCCTCGTCGCGCGCTCCAGGCTCGTTTCGAGCGGTGACGTCACGATCACCATCAATGGCGAACACTCGCTCACCGTGCCTGCGGGCGGCAAGCTGCTCCAGACGCTCGCCGGCAGCGGCCTGTTCCTGCCTTCGGCGTGCGGCGGCGGCGGCACCTGCGCCCAGTGCAAGTGCATCGTCAGGGAAGGGGGCGGTTCGATGCTGCCCACCGAGGAATCGCACTTCACCAAGCGCGACGCCAAGGAAGGCTGGCGCCTGTCGTGCCAGACTCCGGTCAAGCAGGACATGCAGATCCAGGTCCCGGAAGAAGTCTTCGGGGTCAAGAAGTGGGAATGCACGGTCGAATCGAACCCCAACGTCGCCACCTTCATCAAGGAACTGACCCTGCGCCTGCCGGAAGGCGAGAGCGTCGATTTCCGTGCCGGCGGCTATGTCCAGCTCGAGTGCCCGCCGCACGTGGTCAAGTACGAGGACTTCGACATCGAGGACCGCTTCCGCGGCGACTGGGACAAGTTCAACCTCTGGCGCTTCGTCTCCAAGGTCGATGAAACCGTGATCCGCGCCTACTCGATGGCGAACTACCCGGACGAGAAGGGCGTGGTCAAGTTCAACATCCGCGTCGCCTCCCCGCCGCCGGGGCGCGACGACATTCCGCCGGGGAAGATGTCGTCCTGGGTGTTCGGCCTCAAGCCGGGCGACAAGGTCACCGTGTATGGCCCGTTCGGCGAGTTCTTCGCCCGCGACACCGACCACGAGATGGTGTTCATCGGCGGCGGCGCAGGCATGGCGCCGATGCGCTCGCACATCTTCGACCAGCTGAAGCGCCTGCACAGCACGCGCAAGATCACTTTCTGGTACGGCGCGCGCTCGATGCGCGAGGCCTTCTACGTGGACGAGTTCGACAGGCTGGCCGCGGAGAACCCCAACTTCACCTGGCATCTGGCGCTGTCCGATCCGCTGCCCGAAGACAACTGGACCGGCTACACCGGCTTCATCCACAACGTGCTCTACGAGCACTACCTCAAGGACCACCCGGCGCCCGAGGATTGCGAGTTCTACATGTGCGGCCCACCGATGATGAACGCCGCGGTGATCAAGATGCTGCTCGATCTCGGCGTCGAGCGCGAGAACATCATGCTCGACGACTTCGGCGGCTGA
- a CDS encoding enoyl-CoA hydratase/isomerase family protein, whose product MAGTVLLDVRDDVATLTLNRPTALNALSVEMMQDLGAAVRELAARHDYGVVVIAGAGEHFMAGGDLKDFARHFSLSKESRQAVFRALIEQHINPVIDALQRLDQPVIARVRGACAGFGLSLMAGCDFAVAADNALFTTAYVGIGLPGDGGASYFLPRIVGRRRAAELLLLGERFDAAEALRLGLLNRVAAPAALDDEVARLAARLLAGPRRTQAEIKRLLLDSHDASLQAQLQSEAEAFGRCSADADFVEGVSAFLDKRKPQFKAG is encoded by the coding sequence ATGGCTGGAACCGTACTGCTCGACGTCCGCGACGATGTCGCCACCCTCACCCTGAACCGCCCCACGGCGCTCAACGCGCTGTCGGTGGAAATGATGCAGGACCTCGGCGCCGCCGTGCGCGAACTGGCCGCGCGCCATGATTACGGCGTGGTGGTGATCGCCGGCGCGGGCGAGCACTTCATGGCCGGCGGCGACCTGAAGGATTTCGCCCGCCACTTCAGCCTGTCGAAAGAAAGCCGTCAGGCGGTGTTCCGCGCGCTGATCGAGCAGCACATCAATCCGGTGATCGACGCCCTGCAGCGTCTGGATCAGCCGGTGATCGCCCGCGTGCGCGGGGCCTGTGCCGGTTTCGGCCTGTCGCTGATGGCCGGCTGCGATTTCGCCGTGGCCGCGGATAATGCCTTGTTTACCACCGCCTATGTCGGCATCGGCCTGCCCGGCGATGGTGGCGCGTCCTACTTCCTGCCGCGCATCGTCGGCCGCCGCCGTGCCGCCGAGCTGCTGCTGCTGGGCGAGCGCTTCGACGCCGCCGAAGCGCTCCGCCTCGGGCTGCTCAACCGGGTCGCCGCACCGGCTGCGCTCGATGACGAAGTCGCGCGCCTGGCCGCCCGCCTGCTGGCCGGGCCGCGCCGCACCCAGGCCGAGATCAAGCGTCTGCTGCTCGATTCGCACGACGCCTCGCTGCAGGCCCAGCTGCAGAGCGAGGCCGAAGCGTTCGGCCGCTGTTCCGCGGATGCGGATTTCGTCGAAGGCGTCAGCGCCTTCCTCGACAAGCGCAAGCCGCAGTTCAAGGCCGGCTGA
- a CDS encoding RidA family protein: MARSIVSTPAAPAAIGPYSQAVKAGNQVFLSGQIGLDPATMQLVEGVEAQAVRVFDNLKAVAEAAGGSFADVVKITIYLTDLDNFGTVNEVMTRYFAEPYPARATVGVRELPRGALVEADLVLVLD; this comes from the coding sequence ATGGCCCGAAGCATCGTCTCCACCCCCGCCGCCCCCGCCGCGATCGGTCCTTATTCCCAGGCCGTGAAGGCCGGCAACCAGGTTTTCCTGTCCGGCCAGATCGGCCTCGATCCGGCGACGATGCAGCTGGTCGAAGGCGTCGAGGCTCAGGCCGTGCGCGTCTTCGACAACCTGAAGGCGGTGGCCGAGGCGGCCGGCGGTTCGTTCGCGGACGTCGTCAAGATCACCATCTACCTCACCGACCTGGACAATTTCGGCACCGTCAATGAAGTCATGACACGCTATTTCGCCGAGCCCTACCCGGCGCGCGCCACCGTCGGCGTGCGCGAACTGCCGCGCGGCGCGCTGGTCGAGGCCGACCTGGTGCTGGTGCTCGACTGA
- the recG gene encoding ATP-dependent DNA helicase RecG: MAGPEQGWSGVGGALAARLAKLDLHRPRDLLLHLPLRYEDETRLTPIAALRPGFPAQIEGEVASCEVVLQPRRQLVARVRDASGMLAARWLHFYPSHQKQLAVGRRVRLFGEVRGGFFGDEMVHPRVRAVAADEGLPEALTPVYPTTAGVGQATLRKLVERALHSEAVDELLPPSWRARLDLPGFAAALRDLHHPPPDADPVALERREHPAWRRIKFEELLVQQLSLRRAYLARRARAAPPLPRCGTLGAALLAALPFRLTAAQARAVAEVAADLAAPHPMQRLLQGDVGSGKTLVAALAMLQAAENGWQAAMMAPTEILAEQHWKKLAAWLAPLGLEVAWLSGSRRKREREAELARLARGEVLLAVGTHALIEDPVILPRLALAVVDEQHRFGVRQRLALREKGGCGADPALRPHLLMMSATPIPRTLAMTHYADLDVSVLDELPPGRTPIRTRLVSEARRDEVVARLRAACAGGRQAYWVCPLIEESEALQLQTAQETFDALAAALPELRVGLVHGRLKADQKSATMAAFAAGAVDVLVATTVIEVGVDVPNASLMVIEHAERFGLAQLHQLRGRVGRGAAESECILIFARPLSEAGRARLKVIYEHTDGFVIAREDLRIRGPGEFVGARQSGVPLLRYADLEADAALIEPARELAEDLLSHEPALAQALMSRWLGGREALLRA; encoded by the coding sequence GTGGCCGGACCGGAGCAGGGCTGGAGCGGAGTCGGTGGCGCGCTTGCCGCGCGGCTGGCGAAGCTCGACCTGCACCGCCCGCGCGATCTGCTGCTCCACCTGCCCCTGCGCTACGAGGATGAGACCCGGCTGACGCCGATCGCCGCGCTGCGCCCCGGTTTCCCGGCCCAGATCGAGGGCGAGGTCGCGTCCTGTGAAGTCGTGCTGCAGCCGCGCCGCCAGCTCGTCGCCCGCGTGCGCGACGCCAGCGGCATGCTCGCCGCACGTTGGCTGCATTTCTACCCCTCGCACCAGAAGCAGCTTGCCGTCGGCCGCCGCGTGCGCCTGTTCGGCGAAGTGCGCGGCGGTTTCTTCGGTGACGAGATGGTGCATCCGCGGGTGCGCGCGGTGGCCGCGGACGAGGGCCTGCCCGAGGCGCTGACGCCGGTGTACCCGACCACCGCCGGGGTCGGCCAGGCGACCTTGCGCAAGCTGGTGGAGCGCGCCCTGCACAGCGAAGCGGTGGACGAGCTGCTGCCGCCATCCTGGCGCGCGCGCCTCGATCTGCCCGGCTTCGCCGCCGCGCTACGCGACCTTCATCATCCGCCGCCCGATGCCGACCCGGTGGCCCTCGAGCGGCGCGAGCACCCGGCCTGGCGGCGGATCAAGTTCGAGGAGCTGCTGGTCCAGCAGCTGTCGCTGCGCCGTGCCTATCTGGCGCGCCGCGCGCGCGCGGCGCCGCCCTTGCCGCGATGCGGCACGCTGGGCGCCGCGCTGCTCGCGGCGCTGCCGTTCCGCCTCACCGCGGCGCAGGCGCGTGCCGTGGCCGAGGTCGCTGCCGACCTCGCCGCGCCGCACCCGATGCAGCGTCTGCTGCAGGGCGACGTCGGCAGCGGCAAGACTCTGGTCGCCGCCCTGGCGATGCTGCAGGCGGCGGAAAACGGCTGGCAGGCGGCGATGATGGCGCCCACCGAGATTCTTGCCGAGCAGCACTGGAAGAAGCTCGCCGCCTGGCTGGCGCCGCTCGGGCTGGAGGTGGCCTGGCTGTCGGGCAGCCGCAGAAAGCGCGAGCGCGAGGCCGAACTCGCGCGCCTGGCGCGCGGCGAAGTGCTGCTCGCGGTCGGCACTCACGCGCTGATCGAAGATCCGGTGATCCTGCCGCGGCTGGCGCTCGCCGTCGTCGATGAACAGCACCGCTTCGGCGTGCGCCAGCGCCTGGCGTTGCGCGAGAAGGGGGGCTGCGGCGCGGACCCGGCGCTGCGCCCGCACCTGCTGATGATGTCGGCGACGCCGATCCCGCGCACCCTGGCGATGACCCATTACGCCGACCTCGACGTCTCGGTGCTCGACGAGCTGCCGCCCGGGCGCACTCCGATCCGTACCCGGCTGGTGTCCGAGGCGCGCCGCGACGAAGTCGTCGCCCGTCTGCGCGCGGCGTGCGCGGGCGGGCGCCAGGCCTACTGGGTATGCCCGCTGATCGAGGAATCCGAAGCCCTCCAGCTGCAGACCGCGCAGGAGACTTTCGACGCCCTCGCCGCGGCGCTGCCCGAGCTGCGCGTCGGCCTCGTTCATGGGCGGCTGAAGGCCGATCAGAAGTCCGCGACCATGGCCGCGTTCGCCGCCGGCGCGGTGGACGTCCTCGTCGCCACCACCGTGATCGAAGTCGGCGTCGATGTGCCCAACGCCAGCCTGATGGTGATCGAGCACGCCGAACGCTTCGGCCTCGCCCAGCTCCACCAGCTGCGTGGCCGGGTGGGGCGCGGCGCGGCCGAATCGGAGTGCATCCTGATCTTCGCCCGGCCGCTATCGGAAGCCGGCCGCGCGCGGCTGAAAGTGATCTACGAGCACACCGACGGTTTTGTCATTGCGCGGGAGGACCTGCGCATCCGTGGTCCGGGCGAGTTCGTTGGCGCGCGCCAGAGCGGGGTGCCGTTGCTGCGCTACGCTGACCTCGAAGCCGACGCCGCGCTGATCGAACCCGCGCGCGAGCTGGCCGAGGACCTCCTGAGCCATGAGCCTGCCCTCGCCCAGGCGCTGATGAGCCGCTGGCTGGGCGGGCGCGAGGCCTTGCTGCGCGCCTGA